A single Anoplopoma fimbria isolate UVic2021 breed Golden Eagle Sablefish unplaced genomic scaffold, Afim_UVic_2022 Un_contig_10394_pilon_pilon, whole genome shotgun sequence DNA region contains:
- the LOC129114814 gene encoding C-1-tetrahydrofolate synthase, cytoplasmic-like, which produces MFSLAVLSLRLRVSGFHQIRRSTATVVSGNKTSRLVRERLKQQVEEMKSLFSGFRPGLVVLQVGDRDDSNLYISTKLRAAAEIGIEAKHLKLPNTTTQEEVLKNILSINENSSVHGLIVQLPLDSVNSIDTELITNAVSPEKDVDGLSCINAGKLSRATSRTASSPAPPTAAWSSSDRRVSPFNKHTLWTQTHLRDQSEPDSCDFLFLCRRVSGGETRW; this is translated from the exons atGTTTTCATTGGCCGTCCTCTCGCTCCGTCTTCGGGTTTCAGGTTTCCATCAAATCAGACGCTCCACGGCAACCGTTGTCTCCGGCAACAAAACATCCAG GTTGGTGAGGGAGCGTCTGaagcagcaggtggaggagatgaagagtcTGTTCTCAGGGTTCAGACCTGGTCTCGTGGTCCTACAG GTTGGAGACAGAGACGACTCCAACCTCTACATCAGCACCAAACTGAGAGCTGCAGCcgag ATTGGAATCGAAGCCAAACACCTGAAACTGCCGAACACAACAACACAGGAAGAG GTCCTGAAGAACATCCTGTCCATCAATGAGAACTCGTCCGTTCACGGTCTGATCGTCCAGCTTCCTCTGGACTCTGTGAACTCCATCGACACCGAACTCATCACCAACGCTGTCTCTCCAGAGAAGGACGTGGACGG TCTGAGCTGCATCAATGCGGGGAAGTTGTCTCGAGCGACCTCACGCACTGCTTCATCCCCTGCACCCCCAACGGCTGCATGGAGCTCATCAGACAGACGGGTCAGTCCATTTAACAAACACACCTTATGGACTCAAACACATCTCAGGGACCAATCAGAGCCTGACTCCTGtgacttcctgttcctgtgCAGGCGTGTCAGTGGCGGGGAAACACGGTGGTGA